CTTAAActtacatcgatgaggggcaagtgatttgaagtcagcgatcttaaacattcggccacggagacccagagataaagtgtatcaaaacattaaataagtatgaaagggacataattcatggaaactttctgcaagagtaatgctCCTGTcattgtgtcatatcatgtgccTAATAATGTGGAATAGCtatgttaagtttaaatcaaatctatttaattataactgagatagggcaaaagtgcatcacaacttgaacctgaaattcaaagtaaaaacagGGCACAACTCATAAAATGTTGGTGCcagcattatggaccttgtgtcatatggtatgggtgatgatgtggaacaacttttttcattttgaatcaaatccatttagttacaATAGAGATgtggtgaaaaagcatcaaaatataactaaaattctaagtaaaaagtgggcataattcttgaaatattggtgctagagttatggccctggaGTCATTTGAtgtgtgatgatgtggaataaatATTTAAGTTTGGATAAAATTCAGTTGGTTATAATAGAGATAGAgtgaagtgtatcaaaacttaaacctgaattTCGAAGTAAGAAGGGGGAtacttcataaaatattggtgcaagagttatgaccctagtgtcaaatgatgtgggtgatgatgtggtaccACAATCTTAAGtctgaatgaaatccatttagcaataactgagacagagtgaaagattttgttgttgttttttgttgggtttaacgtcgcaccgacacaattatataaatcatatggcgactttccagctttaatggtggaggaagaccccaggtgccctccgtgcattatttcatcacgagcaggcacctgggcagaaccactgaccttccataagccaactggatggcttcctcacatgaagaaccccccccccccacccctccccgagtaaggctcgaacccacatcgatgaggggcaagtgatttgaagtcagcaaccttaaccactaggccacggagACCCCTCAGAGTGAAAGtgaaccaaaactttaacctaaagtTCTAAGTACAGGGTTCCCACACTTTTACCTCtatgaaatttaaggacttttccacGACCTTGTTGCGATTTTAAAGGACCTTTGTACGAGATATAGGGTTGTACGTTCCCGTCAATGTTTCTAgattcagtgtaaaaatataagaacaagagggccatgatggcccgatATCGcctaaaagtttctactaaataaatacaggcaggtaATGTGTGTGACTCTCTTTTTTTGCGGACCTAAACAGACTAGTGTTCAATTCTGGAAAAGGACCATAATATCCTCCCGGCGTGGAAATTTCCAGAGACAGTAGAAGCTGATTACATAAGTAAGTAtgacagatgacaaacagttcaaacactattgGTGTTGGTACAAAACTTCACAAGTTCATAATAAAAACTAATATAACTAAAGATCTTGTTTCTTCTCTGCATTTTCCATATCTTTATCTGCTGCTACATTCAGCGATTTAATGTCCTTTTCtatctgaactttttttttcaatacctcAACTTCATCTCTGgctctgcaaattttcttttttttctgattttgttttcttACCGTCCTCTGGCTTTTGTTTCTCAAGGAAACTATGATAAACCTGTCTAGCATGTTGTGAAGACTGAATCAACTCCTTCAtaatacactgggaccccgttataacgctgtcatcggggtccaaggttcgagacccgcggatctagcggggttaaatttataacgcgggttgatagTATCAGCGGTATAGGCAATACCCCACCCATcggtaatgtattagacgtattttggacgctgttttatgttaataagaaataagaatcgtataaacgggacatttatttaccttaaatgctactgaaaaatacattaaaagaattataacgctgtgtcatcttctcatttagTCGTGATTCTaaagaaagttgaaattgttTATCCGAAGTAAACATGTATAACGCTGTTGTGAGGGATGCGCTGTCATGAGAATTACATAGCAATGCAATTtcactgggggtttatgtaactaaaagagaaaaaacgcggacagtcttaaaaaataatttttaatacatgaggaaaatcgataaataagatggaaaattgttaaatcgccgtcgttaatatacgatattaaaaagggagaacattctcaatatggctttcagtgcgtcgaatcttcgCAAATTCCGACAACCGAGAATGATCATtatgaaaaacggctgcatttattacaaaactgggcctgttgttcgTTTTATTCACTCGAGTGTTAATGTCATccacttaattggtgcaaacttataACGTTTGATATTGACTGACCCATCTTCCACGCTTGTtaatgcaaacaatctaattttgacacggtactgattgcctaattgtcacaggtctacatgtattgaaactttaacaaaggcgatacgcaaacaagtaagctagcagacgattattgataaaaatcaataatcgtcacagttgtcatggaaaggtgttaatgtacacgtacatgtagttttaatgctggttatgatcaaatttaATAACATCCgcggactttttttttttttttttttttttttttgatttttgatttttttaccctCTAAAATTTGGGAGCCAAGACGATACAgcgttataacgaataccgcggtatatcgagaagcgttataacgggtttcgagtgtaacTACACCTCTGATGCCACATACATGATTTATATAATCTTTATAGGTGGGCCGGTGATCTAGTGGTAACGTGCTTGAcagtcaatccagaggtccagggttcgaatcccggcCCAGGCACTGgtaatttctgagatgctcttgagtgtctcccacctaacttagaggcctgtactggttcttcccaggaaagacggcttcgtgtgtattggtgctatacaccaggcacgttaaagaactgTCTactcgcaaagagctaggctaagttagccggacaagtctgtatctaaaaaggattctttctctctgttctgggggctttatctcactctgtccctctggtcagatcgctctgtgtctgtactagtagaggatgaatttcgcgccctgtgtggctgcgtttgctatatgtaaagcgcctttgaatgtgtttatcatgaaatgggtgctatataaatctggtataataataataataataacaatctttgatacacttctagcaattaaattattttcagtcaagtggatgattgatcactgaattcaaGCGTGTCATTAATCACGATTTTCACCATTATTCTCGAAAAAAAATCGGAATTTCTCGGGACTTCTtaaaaatcgacacaaaaatgaccgAAAGCTTAGAATTACTGAATAAATATTCAAGCATAGCTACCTATATAGGTTGATCAACCATAAAAACATCGGCATTTTCGAACAAGGAAATTGAAATGACATccatgtccgccattttgaatcatGAATTACTTCCCCTAGCAAAATGGGATAATTCCTGTTATTTTCCAGTACCTTTACCGTACTCTCGCAAATTCCTGGTATTTTCACAGCTgtgagtcaatttttgaaattcacgAACTTTTCCCGCTTTCCAGGTTAGCGtgcaagtaaaaagggggataattcatgatataTATGTGCCAGAAATATGGCCCTTCTGTCATACATTGTGCGTGACTGTGtcaaaaaaactattttacattTGAATCAAATCTTTTCTGTCATTAGAGATCCAGTGAAAATCCATCACAATTAACCTTACATTCTTAGTCAATAATGGGCACAATTTATGCTtaattggtgccaaagttatggcccttgtgtcaaatgatgcggatgatgatgtggaacaactattttagtttTGAATCAAAGCCATTAAGTAATAGTTGAGATAcaatgaaagtgcaccaaaattttaaaatgaaattctaagtaaaaaaggggataattcaagaaatactggTGTGAGAGTAATGACCCTTGTGACATATAGCGTGAGTGATGGtgagaataactattttaagtttgaaacaaatccatcaagtaataacagaaataaagagaaagtgcatcaaaactttaaccaaggtgcggacacGTAAGGAAACTGACAACGATTCAAGTAGGaaagctctccatactttgtgcAATCAAGCTTAAAGCCGGGCAGTTCTATTCCCAGAACTAGCTGATGCCCGACTTTTCCTAAGATATCCCTCCCTCCCTCTGCCTCTCTGGTCAGATAACCTATATCTGCACAAGTGGAAGAACTTCAGGTTCATGTAAAGGGggatatataaatctgatataaaatcaaaattgtgTGTGTACTACACAGCACTCAATGGTCAACCAATATCCTACATAAATACTAGTagcattcaaaatattttataaattatccaATTTATTCAAAATACGTCTTCAACATAAATACATCACTGTAATTCCTAAAGTGCATGACTTTTCTGTAACAATAATTCCCACTAAACTCttattttcacttatttttcAATTCCAATATGTATTGATGTATTAGTTACAATTCTTCTAGAAACTCAAAACcacaatattgataaaaatttcaagaatttaaataattgtatttgctaaaacacacagacaaaatgttctttgaatgtttttaattgtttcaaaTTTTTAGAATCCATGCTTTACTCTTCTCTATTGGCCATCCTGGCCTGAAACACTTCTTCTAGATTAATTGGAGCATATATGTTTGCTGGTTTCTTTACAAAGCCCTGTGACAGAAACTGAAAAGAGAAAACATTGTCTTTTGATATCTCTCATTATTATACTGATATAGGTATTGCACAGTATTGtggcattttgaaatgtaaacaaacaaaacaataacataaactTAAGTCAATATACAATGTTTCCGATGCAAATAGTAATTCCATGCTGGCCGAGCGGTAACAGTATccttttgaacaaacttgggagaggacctcataatgatgctacagacaatgtttgatgaagatccatcttgtatttcatgagaagaagtcgtttaaagatatttctaactttagctctagtggcccttaaaaggggGTAAGTGCCCCAATctgattaatttatttattatgttggGTTaaacatcgcaccaacacaaaggtcatatggtgactttcaagcttttatggtggaggaagaccccaggtgcccctccatgcatcatttcatcatgagcgggcatttgggtagaaccaccgaccttccataagccagctggatgtctttctcacatgaagaattcagtgtcccgagtgaggctcgaacccacattgatgaggggcaagtgacttgaagtcagctaccttaactactcggccacggaggccagcctaatttgaacaaaattgggtgAGGACCTAAtattatgatgctacagactgagtttgatgaagatccacaaagcagttcatgaaaagaagttctTTAAAGGGTTTTCTATATTAAGCTTtggcagcccctaaaatgggCTAAGGTGAACCATTTCAACAAACTTAACAGAAGTCCATGCCAGTATACTCTGTCCGAGTCTGGAGTAATTCTGGCCAGCAGTTTAAGAGGAGAAGATGTTCAGGTAAGCTAATAATTCATGTAACATTGGTGCAAGAGTTTAACATTATGATGTACCATGTGTCATAATTATGATGTAGCTGGTGACGAGgtacaattattttaatgttgaatCAAATCTTCTTAGTAATATCTGAGATACaatgaaagtgcataaaaactttaacctgaaattctaagtaaaaagggggataatttataaaatattgattcgagttatgacccttgtgccatatgatgtgggtgttgatgaggaacaactattttaagtctgaagctGATccaaagtgcaccaaaactttaacacgGAACAACGCCGACACCAAAgctgggtcgagtaggatagctctcctcatatttcatatagtcgagctaaaaaaatcaGTCACCTATTGGACTTGCTAGATCTGCCTCCTCATAAGCCAACAGGTTTATGTTAAATTCCAGTGAAATGCCTACATTGCTTTCAGAGCTTTAAATGAAACAGCTGAAAGCTGCCTTTTGCATCATTCGTGTTGGATAGGTACTTGAAACTCATTACAGGGTTACAGATATGAAgtggatacaattttttttatgaaccAGATACTCAGGACAGACTAGTGTACCAAGAAATAAAatgctcccccctcccccccccccaccaatcAGACTATTTTGGGAGACATTGACCTTTAGCCTTCTGGCAGCAggagattctgcctttgtgaccagtgcagaccatgatcagcctgcacatccctgcaggCTGAttacggtctgcactgttcgctattcagtcagtaaattttcagtgaacacccctttgaataataagtgggtCTGTCCAAATCGAAGGATGGACCtgttcattttagaattttagcaggaTATAGGTTAAACATAACATGACACTTTATATCCCGCGACAACCTATTTTCGGACACAACCCGTATTCGGCCGGCCCcggtaatgtttttgttttcctgGAAAACACGCCTCTTCCGGTTTCCCACACGCATGCATgcatgctttgtttacaaacaccataCAAATGTCTCGCTggtagttttgaagaaaaattgaaattaaaagggtaagcaaatgataaaaacttacatactgttacatttttaatttttttcactattcccaAAATTTCACgtccaaaatatgtgtttttagaaataaatccaATGTTTTCATGCTGAAAGCTCTGATCGTCCGACAGATTAGGTTATTTTACAGGCTCCGCCCCCACTATCAAATTTTGCAAAGGTATACTTCACACAAAAAGCTACCACTTATAGACCAGTGTACCTTACGAGGTTTTCTTAATCAATtggttaataaaattttaaatagtagtagaaaagttttttttctctgtttctttTCAGAATCATGTGCCCACTAGGGGGTCATATAGACCTTATGCTGATAATATTTAAGGGATGGGTACACTTATTATTTTGAATAGGAGACACGTTCCTGTGTCCCATTTGTGCTGATCCCACCAACTAATTCCATAAACTAACACTGaaaatactttgtaaatacgttttgggTAGTTTTCTTGTTACTAACAGTTACATTTGATGTTCGagatttgtttaaactgtttctgaCTTTTTGTGACGTAAATTTTGGAGCGCAGTATATTTTGAAGCCGGTGTCCGAAAACGGGTTGTACAACTTCCGGTTAATGGAAAAGTGGGTCAGCCATATTGGAAAGGATATCTAAAACATGCTGCGGGATAAGGTTTGTTTACTTGCGTATTTTTTAGGATAAATGATTGTTGAACAAAACTCCAGCATTTATAATTGTTGAACATTTTCCACGTAGCGAAACCGTAGCGATATACCGTTAGCTGTCCGAAAACGGGTTGTACCGGGATACTGTAAATACTTACATAGTATGCCACTGCAGCGAAAAGAGAAATAGAAGCAGCTAGACTGATGTTGTATTTTGTCTGGGCTTGTGCATATTCTGTAGCCCAATTCCCACTAGGGCTTGGCAAGCTGTCCATGTCTGCATTGTTTACACTTGTCCTTTCTTTAAGTGTAAGCTGCAAGCAGGAGAAACAGAGTGTTAATTA
This window of the Mercenaria mercenaria strain notata chromosome 5, MADL_Memer_1, whole genome shotgun sequence genome carries:
- the LOC123556305 gene encoding uncharacterized protein LOC123556305, which translates into the protein MRPVLNRLASDVRLMQRLVCQQRMMGSYTSPSPLTLKERTSVNNADMDSLPSPSGNWATEYAQAQTKYNISLAASISLFAAVAYYFLSQGFVKKPANIYAPINLEEVFQARMANREE